The sequence below is a genomic window from Sorangiineae bacterium MSr12523.
GAAAAGCGCGCCGCCTACGCGAAGCAGGCGACCACGGGCACCAGCCGGCGCGGCATCGGTGTCTGCGTGTTCATGCACGGGGCGGGATTCACCGGCTCCGGGGAGCGGCGCCTCAAGGGCAAGGTGCAGATCGATCTGGAGCGCGGCGGAAAGCTGCGCATCCGCACGGCCTCGACGGATATCGGTCAAGGCACGGAAACGGTGTTCCGGCAGATCGCCGCCACCGCCGCGGGCGTTCCGCTCGAGGCCATCGAGTTCGAGGTTCCGTGCACCACGCACGTGCCCGACTCGGGACCCACGGTGGCATCGCGCACCGTCATGGTCGTCGGCTCCATCGTGGGCACGGCCGCCAAAGAGGTCGCCGAGAAGGTGCGGCGCTCCGGGCACTATCAGGGGGGAGATTACGCGGCGTTCACCGCCGCCGCCGATCGCCTGCTCGATGCCTCGAAGGAACCCGTGACGTCGCTCGTGCAATACGAGCCGCCCGTCGCCAACCAATGGGACGACGATACGTACCAAGGCGATGCCTACCCCACGTTCTCGTGGGGCTGCGACATCGCGGAGGTCGAAGTCGATCAGGAGACCTTCGAGACGAAGATCCTGGGTTTTTGGGCCGCTCAAGACGTAGGCAAAGCCATCCATCCCGTGCTTTGCGCCGGGCAGGTGGAGGGCGGCACCTTGCAGGCCATCGGCTGGGCGCTCTACGAGGCCGTCGTGTGGAAGGACGGCCGCATCATGAACCCGCGAATGACCAACTACGTCATCCCCACGAGCAAAGACGCCCCCGCGTTCAAGACGATCCTCGTCGAGCATCCGTTCTCCGGTGGTCCGAACGGCGCCAAGGGCGTGGGCGAACTTCCCATGGACGGAGGCGCCCCCGCGGTGGCCGCTGCCGTGGAGCAGGCGATCGGTGCAAAGTGCAACCATCTCCCGCTCCTTCCCGAGAACCTCTTCGCCTATGCGAAGAATGCCAAGGCGAGTAACATTCAATGATGCTTCGAATGACTGTCAACGGAGTGGCCCGCGAGGTGGAGGCTCCGCCGCTCGCGCGCTTGCTCGATGTGCTGCGCGGCCCCATGGGCCTCACGGGAACGAAGGAAGGCTGTGGCGAGGGTGAGTGCGGCGCCTGCACCGTGCTTCTCGACGGCGTTCCGGTGAACTCGTGCCTGGTGGCCGCCGGCCAATGCGAGGGCCAGGCCCTCACCACCGTCGAGGGCCTTCACGATCCCAGCGGCGCGCTTTCCACGTTGCAGCGCTGTTTC
It includes:
- a CDS encoding (2Fe-2S)-binding protein, with protein sequence MTVNGVAREVEAPPLARLLDVLRGPMGLTGTKEGCGEGECGACTVLLDGVPVNSCLVAAGQCEGQALTTVEGLHDPSGALSTLQRCFVEDGGAQCGICTPGMLVAAEALLRANRNPTEDQVRDAIAGNICRCTGYQRIVDAILHAAKVATQHSSTGAT